In a single window of the Mytilus trossulus isolate FHL-02 unplaced genomic scaffold, PNRI_Mtr1.1.1.hap1 h1tg000262l__unscaffolded, whole genome shotgun sequence genome:
- the LOC134701736 gene encoding uncharacterized protein LOC134701736: MYNGMQTNNTGELYAAVKCLQQIHENQLSNIIIKTDSEYLVRGITNDIVYWKSNNWKLKSSGNDVKNKKLWSEIDHLLSNIKVTWAHVARDSEIGQIEADKLTKLALNIKTSGNTVQANNLSIVNVCNNIEWTDDEEETIPMKVTTPRRSISTNKFRKNNNKANSPTFCTMSTLRRIESLLLSTSEEVLNLNDALNCHIDSSNNQFQEMKDKFASLTNTVKVQPNSALTSVQEVFTQTQLIKSDIDVNNKAFINKSNSLWDKLNAVSNEIKSVNLKSSHVNDLTKTVTETPNRKREERISTSNKPTPGTYSNAVRSGLPSSSYKPVSLNRTNLGNKHNAQSPTYAEKQRSPINTKYTDREVNSTYPHFHRSFDKKNLFLIGSSTLKKMSPRKMSTQQINTKVKTLREGRIRDIEDCLIQYISEGRN; the protein is encoded by the coding sequence caaacaaacaatacgGGGGAATTGTATGCTGCCGTAAAATGCCTTCAACAAATACACGAAAATCAATTATCAAACATTATCATTAAAACCGACAGTGAATATTTAGTTAGAGGTATAACAAATGACATTGTTTATTGGAAAAGTAACAACTGGAAACTTAAATCTTCCGGAAATGatgtgaaaaacaaaaaactctGGTCAGAGATAGAtcatttgttatcaaatataaaagtaacGTGGGCGCACGTTGCTCGTGATTCTGAAATCGGTCAGATTGAAGCCGATAAACTCACAAAACttgctttaaatataaaaacatctgGAAACACCGTTCAAGCAAATAATCTTAGTATCGTGAATGTGTGTAACAACATTGAATGGACCGACGATGAAGAGGAAACTATACCGATGAAGGTTACAACCCCGCGTCGAAGCATCTCCACCAATAAATTTcgcaaaaataataataaggcAAACTCTCCGACTTTCTGTACCATGTCAACACTCAGGAGAATTGAAAGTCTTTTATTGTCAACttctgaggaagttttaaatttaaatgatgcCCTTAACTGTCATATTGACTCGTCAAACAATCAATTTCAAGAGATGAAAGACAAGTTTGCATCACTAACAAATACGGTTAAAGTTCAACCCAATTCAGCTTTAACCTCCGTCCAAGAAGTTTTTACACAAACACAGCTCATTAAATCAGATATCGATGTAAACAATAAggcatttataaataaatccaACAGTTTGTGGGACAAATTAAATGCCGTTTCAAATGAGattaaatctgtaaatttaaaatcatcCCACGTCAACGATTTAACAAAAACTGTGACAGAAACACCAAATCGCAAAAGAGAGGAAAGAATTTCAACTTCAAATAAACCAACACCTGGAACATACAGCAACGCTGTAAGAAGTGGTTTACCAAGCAGCTCTTATAAGCCAGTTTCTTTAAATAGAACAAATCTAGGTAACAAGCATAATGCTCAAAGTCCTACTTATGCGGAAAAACAAAGGTCaccaataaatacaaaatacacgGACCGTGAAGTCAACTCTACTTATCCACATTTTCATCGGTCTTTTGACAAGAAAAACTTATTTCTTATTGGGAGTTCAACTCTTAAAAAGATGTCTCCTAGGAAAATGTCAACTCAACAAATCAATACCAAAGTAAAGACTCTCCGGGAAGGACGGATCAGAGACATTGAAGATTGCCTAATTCAGTACATATCAGAAGGCAGAAATTGA